One Tursiops truncatus isolate mTurTru1 chromosome 3, mTurTru1.mat.Y, whole genome shotgun sequence DNA segment encodes these proteins:
- the OCEL1 gene encoding occludin/ELL domain-containing protein 1 isoform X2: MPTREAPQTRGSRGNLQTRPPGPGPPRLVPGGLEPSAPRPLCQPQPGAHGTRPKKIIFEDELPSRTLLGSKKSVRAVPGGHGPRPHPVPDYELKYPPVSNEKDRSRYAAVFQDQYPEFLELQQEVGSAQAKLQQLEALLNSLPPPRSQKEAHVAARVWREFEKKQLPSLISDAFALEAEI; encoded by the exons GGGGGAACTTGCAAACCCGCCCTCCTGGCCCTGGTCCCCCG CGACTGGTGCCTGGAGGCCTCGAACCCAGCGCGCCCCGCCCTCTGTGCCAGCCTCAGCCCGGAGCACACGGGACAAGGCCCAAGAAGATTATATTTGAGGATGAGCTGCCCTCCCGGACCCTCCTGGGCTCCAAGAAGTCTGTTAGAGCCGTCCCCGGGGGACATGGGCCTAGGCCCCACCCCGTGCCTGACTATGAGCT TAAGTATCCACCAGTGAGCAACGAGAAGGATCGGAGCCGCTATGCTGCAGTGTTCCAGGACCAGTACCCAGAGTTCTTGGAGCTTCAGCAGGAGGTGGGCTCTGCACAGGCAAAGCTCCAGCAGCTGGAGGCCCTGCTGAACTCACTGCCCCCACCCCGAAGCCAG AAGGAGGCCCATGTTGCTGCCCGTGTCTGGAGGGAATTTGAGAAGAAGCAGTTG CCGTCCCTGATTTCAGATGCCTTCGCCCTTGAGGCTGAGATCTGA
- the OCEL1 gene encoding occludin/ELL domain-containing protein 1 isoform X1 has translation MPTREAPQTRGSRGNLQTRPPGPGPPRLVPGGLEPSAPRPLCQPQPGAHGTRPKKIIFEDELPSRTLLGSKKSVRAVPGGHGPRPHPVPDYELKYPPVSNEKDRSRYAAVFQDQYPEFLELQQEVGSAQAKLQQLEALLNSLPPPRSQKEAHVAARVWREFEKKQLDPSFLDKQARCHYLKGKLRHLKTQIQKFDDQGDSEGSVYF, from the exons GGGGGAACTTGCAAACCCGCCCTCCTGGCCCTGGTCCCCCG CGACTGGTGCCTGGAGGCCTCGAACCCAGCGCGCCCCGCCCTCTGTGCCAGCCTCAGCCCGGAGCACACGGGACAAGGCCCAAGAAGATTATATTTGAGGATGAGCTGCCCTCCCGGACCCTCCTGGGCTCCAAGAAGTCTGTTAGAGCCGTCCCCGGGGGACATGGGCCTAGGCCCCACCCCGTGCCTGACTATGAGCT TAAGTATCCACCAGTGAGCAACGAGAAGGATCGGAGCCGCTATGCTGCAGTGTTCCAGGACCAGTACCCAGAGTTCTTGGAGCTTCAGCAGGAGGTGGGCTCTGCACAGGCAAAGCTCCAGCAGCTGGAGGCCCTGCTGAACTCACTGCCCCCACCCCGAAGCCAG AAGGAGGCCCATGTTGCTGCCCGTGTCTGGAGGGAATTTGAGAAGAAGCAGTTG GACCCCAGCTTCCTGGACAAGCAGGCTCGCTGCCACTACCTGAAGGGCAAACTAAGGCACCTCAAGACTCAGATCCAGAAATTCGATGACCAGGGAGACAGCGAGGGCTCTGTGTACTTCTGA